One segment of Triticum aestivum cultivar Chinese Spring chromosome 2A, IWGSC CS RefSeq v2.1, whole genome shotgun sequence DNA contains the following:
- the LOC123188253 gene encoding protein ALP1-like isoform X2: protein MLWRRTLSVIVLLLALWYRNKDGRKFRSGGRKYGPLVERDIYRTNVLVRLIDTSDAICIKQLRMSRAVFYKLCIRLRQKKLLIDTLHVSVEEQVAMFLYMIGQHHTNSSIGFWFWRSSETVSRYFNIVLRAMGELARDLIYIRSTDTHTKITSSPDRFYPYFEGCIGALDGTHVKACVPAHMVDKFRGRKSYPSQNVLAVVDFDLRFTYVLAGWEGSAHDSLVLKDALTRPGGLKIPEGKYFLADAGYAARPGILPPYRGVRYHLNEFAGDRDPTTPKELFNHRHSSLRTTVERAFGTLKSRFKILTQRPFIPLKSQIKVVVACCALHNWILENGPDDYVVDEATWYANLPRSTGRVRDQEADIREWAAKRDLIAQQMWTDRESACDNEADAIPA, encoded by the exons ATGTTGTGGCGGAGAACTCTGTCTGTCATTGTTCTTCTCTTGGCTCTTTGGTATAGAAACAAAGATGGTAGAAAATTTAGAAGTGGAGGAAGAAAGTATGGTCCACTAGTTGAGAGAGACATCTACAGGACTAATGTCCTGGTTAGGCTAATTGACACATCCGATGCAATATGTATCAAGCAACTGCGGATGTCTCGAGCTGTGTTTTACAAGCTATGCATTAGGCTCAGGCAGAAAAAGTTGTTAATTGATACACTACATGTTTCAGTAGAGGAACAAGTAGCAATGTTCCTATACATGATCGGTCAGCATCACACAAATTCATCCATTGGATTTTGGTTCTGGCGATCTAGTGAAACAGTGAGCAGATATTTCAATATTGTTCTTCGTGCGATGGGGGAGTTAGCTCGTGATCTCATTTACATTAGATCAACGGACACACACACAAAAATCACTAGCAGCCCGGACAGATTCTACCCGTATTTTGAG GGATGCATAGGGGCACTAGATGGCACTCATGTTAAGGCTTGTGTTCCTGCCCACATGGTCGACAAGTTTAGGGGCCGCAAGTCATACCCCTCCCAAAATGTGCTAGCAGTTGTTGACTTCGACCTTCGATTCACATATGTTCTAGCTGGTTGGGAGGGCTCTGCCCATGATTCTCTTGTGCTAAAAGATGCCCTCACACGTCCAGGGGGATTAAAAATACCCGAAG GGAAATATTTCTTGGCTGATGCTGGGTATGCTGCGAGGCCAGGGATATTGCCTCCTTATCGTGGTGTGCGCTACCACCTAAACGAATTTGCTGGAGACCGTGACCCAACTACCCCAAAAGAATTGTTCAACCACCGCCATTCATCACTTAGGACCACAGTTGAACGGGCATTTGGGACTCTTAAGAGTCGCTTCAAGATTCTTACTCAAAGGCCCTTCATACCTTTGAAATCTCAGATTAAAGTGGTAGTTGCTTGTTGTGCTTTGCACAATTGGATATTAGAAAATGGTCCAGATGATTATGTTGTGGATGAGGCGACATGGTATGCCAATCTCCCTAGGAGTACTGGGCGGGTTCGTGATCAAGAGGCTGACATACGTGAGTGGGCTGCCAAGCGAGATTTAATCGCTCAGCAAATGTGGACAGATAGAGAGAGTGCATGTGACAATGAGGCTGATGCTATCCCAGCTTAG
- the LOC123188253 gene encoding uncharacterized protein isoform X1, with translation MLYQHIIRDIDNDNMLALPKYWSRPTLLASTWITTNFGSPQRARAHFRQIAGETAARKSAAKKLAARELGVEYKRSEWRARSAAIAKAAGFLRQYELLRPPPAFLCLSFSSLNPPTVMGKHKLTLKTEEDSNPRDKYITWTDEATRFMLEWYIDLRKDKPATFKFKKQHHLQCADALNGKFSLGVTQTQVDRHYRQCKEKWGWKTAVNYLTRPIRFFHQLEELFSDQSHADGSLAVDQTTVNVDDGSDDSEDVRELEGNLIPADSDEADSDTIDLRSPKVDLDGNPLNKKRKCASSSPSKKPTKGKANKKGKVPNDDMVTSIKKLAESLASPIVSVQPMPPADPYANLWKRINALTIPAKDKLEIVAYLSKPDQDIFRSYLNYADETILREWVISYFEPQFHEGGNDGSAAAH, from the exons ATGTTGTATCAACACATCATTAGGGACATCGACAATGACAACATGC TTGCCTTACCAAAATATTGGTCACGCCCGACCCTTTTGGCCTCCACCTGGATCACGACCAATTTTGGCTCGCCCCAGCGCGCCCGCGCCCATTTTCGCCAAATCGCGGGTGAAACGGCGGCGCGGAAATCGGCCGCCAAAAAATTGGCAGCGCGTGAACTGGGCGTCGAGTATAAAAG GAGCGAGTGGAGGGCAAGATCTGCAGCTATCGCCAAGGCCGCCGGATTCCTGCGACAATACGAGCTTCTCCGGCCGCCGCCGGCGTTCCTCTGTCTCTCGTTCTCATCTCTCAATCCACCCACG GTCATGGGGAAGCATAAGCTCACTCTGAAGACCGAGGAGGACTCCAATCCTCGTGATAAGTACATAACTTGGACTGACGAGGCGACAAGGTTTATGCTTGAATGGTATATCGACCTTCGTAAGGACAAACCTGCAACTTTCAAGTTCAAGAAACAACACCACTTGCAATGTGCTGATGCTCTAAATGGCAAGTTTTCGCTTGGTGTCACTCAAACCCAAGTGGATCGACACTATCGTCAATGCAAGGAGAAGTGGGGCTGG AAAACTGCAGTCAATTATCTTACCAGACCCATTAGGTTCTTTCATCAATTGGAAGAGTTATTCTCGGATCAATCTCATGCTGATGGCTCACTCGCAGTTGACCAAACCACTGTCAATGTGGATGATGGTAGTGATGACAGCGAGGATGTGAGGGAACTTGAGGGAAATCTAATTCCAGCAGACAGTGATGAAGCTGACTCTGACACTATTGATCTTCGCAGTCCTAAAGTCGACTTGGATGGCAATCCATTAAACAAGAAGCGCAAGTGTGCGTCATCATCACCTTCCAAGAAGCCAACCAAGGGCAAAGCAAACAAGAAGGGCAAGGTACCTAATGATGATATGGTAACCAGTATCAAGAAGCTAGCTGAATCCCTTGCATCCCCTATTGTGTCTGTGCAACCAATGCCACCTGCAGATCCTTATGCAAATCTTTGGAAGCGGATCAATGCCCTTACCATCCCAGCTAAGGATAAACTTGAGATTGTTGCCTATCTATCCAAGCCAGACCAAGATATCTTTCGTAGTTATCTTAACTATGCCGATGAAACAATTCTTCGAGAGTGGGTCATTAGCTACTTTGAGCCTCAGTTTCATGAAGGTGGCAATGATGGATCTGCGGCTGCTCACTGA